From the genome of Candidatus Kapaibacterium sp., one region includes:
- the ndk gene encoding nucleoside-diphosphate kinase, whose product MSERTLAIIKPDAVRRNLIGDIITAITQAGFRIVGMKLVRLTLEQAERFYEVHRGRPFFRDLTLFMSSGPVVAMVLEKERAVEDFRELIGATDPAEAAPNTIRHRFGTSKGENAIHGSDSPDSAAREIAFFFSLTELVDHDSP is encoded by the coding sequence ATGAGCGAGCGTACGTTGGCCATCATCAAGCCAGACGCCGTACGCCGCAACCTCATCGGCGACATCATCACTGCTATCACCCAAGCAGGGTTCCGAATCGTCGGCATGAAGTTGGTCCGCCTCACTCTCGAGCAGGCAGAGCGCTTCTACGAGGTCCACCGTGGTCGCCCCTTCTTCCGAGACCTGACGCTCTTCATGAGTAGCGGGCCAGTCGTTGCCATGGTCCTCGAGAAAGAGCGTGCAGTGGAGGACTTTCGGGAACTGATTGGTGCCACCGACCCTGCAGAAGCAGCTCCGAATACAATCCGCCATCGCTTCGGGACCTCCAAGGGAGAGAATGCCATCCATGGCTCTGACTCGCCTGATAGCGCAGCTCGCGAGATTGCCTTCTTCTTCAGCCTTACGGAACTGGTGGACCACGATTCGCCGTAG
- the sucD gene encoding succinate--CoA ligase subunit alpha — translation MSILVNRSTRVIVQGITGTEGTFHTAQMLRYGTQIVGGVTPGKGGILYTGRGNDIFPQPVPVFNTVREAVEATNPTAIVSFVPAPFAADALLEAIEAEIPLIVCITEGIPVRDMVRVCEVLAGSRSRLIGPNCPGIITPGECKIGIMPGYIHRPGRIGVISRSGTLTYEAVKQITDAGLGQSTCVGIGGDPVLGSTFVDLLALFNEDPDTDAILLIGEIGGTAEEEAAEYVRQFVHKPVIGFIAGRTAPPGRRMGHAGAIITGGRGTAAEKIAAFEAAGITVVESPAQIGATVAAVVAQHNRQHRGTPSRRRSSKSPSSQRSSKR, via the coding sequence ATGAGCATCCTCGTCAATCGCTCAACGCGCGTAATCGTGCAGGGAATCACAGGGACCGAAGGGACATTCCACACAGCGCAGATGCTCAGGTACGGGACACAGATCGTCGGTGGTGTCACTCCAGGCAAAGGTGGCATCCTCTATACGGGAAGGGGCAACGACATCTTCCCACAGCCCGTTCCAGTCTTCAACACCGTCCGAGAGGCCGTAGAGGCAACGAATCCTACAGCTATCGTCAGCTTTGTCCCTGCGCCTTTTGCTGCCGATGCACTGCTGGAAGCGATAGAGGCCGAGATTCCCCTCATCGTCTGCATTACCGAGGGCATCCCTGTGCGGGACATGGTGCGGGTCTGCGAAGTGCTTGCGGGTAGCCGATCACGCCTCATCGGGCCAAACTGCCCGGGCATCATTACCCCAGGTGAATGCAAAATCGGGATCATGCCGGGCTACATCCACCGACCTGGGCGAATTGGTGTCATCTCACGGAGCGGGACGCTGACGTACGAAGCGGTCAAGCAGATTACGGATGCTGGGCTGGGACAGTCTACTTGTGTCGGAATTGGAGGCGATCCTGTCCTCGGCTCTACGTTCGTAGACTTGCTAGCCCTCTTCAACGAAGACCCAGACACCGACGCTATCCTGCTGATTGGAGAGATTGGCGGCACGGCAGAGGAGGAGGCAGCAGAGTACGTGCGGCAGTTCGTGCACAAGCCGGTCATTGGCTTCATCGCCGGACGGACGGCCCCACCGGGACGCCGCATGGGACATGCCGGTGCCATCATCACTGGCGGGCGTGGTACGGCTGCAGAGAAGATTGCGGCCTTCGAGGCGGCAGGGATTACTGTAGTAGAATCCCCTGCCCAGATCGGCGCAACGGTTGCGGCCGTCGTAGCGCAACACAACCGTCAGCACCGCGGTACACCCTCAAGACGTCGCTCTTCAAAGAGTCCGTCATCCCAACGGAGCTCGAAGCGATGA
- a CDS encoding tetratricopeptide repeat protein — protein MPPTLSRALPALWERAEAAYAEARFREAARLYAQLATLLTPKTPEWYTCQLHRAHCLRLLGRFRHALQLYEQLQRFVTETSREDSTDLIVGKALSLRVLGDLKTAQQLLQQALQTYQRQHDTEGILHTLWALGTTLRFAGDFRSAWGYLRQAMELYRRTRVGSPTYLYCALGGLSRMQGAPKRSLRYYWQAHRNALREEDLFGIAYSACGIANAYRILGDWEAAEHFFTVARLHYEHIGERLSYAYTLWGEAMLFLLLRRWDAAAERLHSAERIFQRIGDRRGLIYTTMVHLQLTALSHGHLPKDHLHSLQRALRWANRHGYWFELLHLHLLRRLLGIEPQESSEAELQRAYRACGSQWLRWSRPIALPVNFP, from the coding sequence ATGCCACCCACGTTGTCCCGTGCCCTTCCCGCCCTTTGGGAACGGGCAGAGGCCGCATACGCCGAAGCGCGCTTCCGAGAAGCAGCTCGACTCTATGCTCAGCTGGCTACCCTATTGACTCCAAAGACGCCTGAGTGGTACACTTGTCAGCTCCACCGCGCCCATTGCCTCCGACTATTGGGTAGATTCCGCCACGCCCTCCAACTCTACGAACAGCTCCAGCGCTTTGTCACAGAAACTAGCAGAGAGGACTCGACGGACCTCATTGTCGGCAAGGCGCTGTCACTACGCGTCCTCGGTGACCTGAAGACCGCACAGCAGCTCCTGCAGCAGGCCCTCCAGACATACCAGCGGCAGCACGACACTGAGGGTATTCTCCACACCCTCTGGGCTCTCGGCACTACTCTTCGCTTTGCCGGCGATTTCCGCTCAGCCTGGGGATACCTCCGCCAAGCCATGGAGCTCTACCGACGCACTCGGGTGGGTTCTCCAACCTACCTCTACTGCGCTCTCGGCGGGCTGTCTCGCATGCAAGGAGCCCCAAAGCGCTCGCTACGTTACTACTGGCAGGCACATCGGAATGCTCTCCGTGAGGAAGATCTCTTCGGAATTGCCTACTCTGCATGTGGGATTGCGAATGCCTACCGCATCCTTGGAGATTGGGAGGCTGCAGAGCACTTCTTCACCGTCGCCCGACTCCACTACGAACACATTGGCGAGCGGCTCAGCTACGCGTACACCCTGTGGGGCGAGGCAATGCTCTTTCTCCTCCTTCGGCGCTGGGACGCCGCTGCCGAGCGGCTGCATTCTGCCGAACGCATCTTCCAACGCATAGGGGACCGGCGAGGACTCATCTACACCACCATGGTACACCTCCAACTCACCGCACTATCGCACGGACATCTCCCCAAGGACCATCTCCACTCCCTCCAACGCGCCCTCCGATGGGCTAACCGTCATGGGTACTGGTTCGAGCTTCTCCACCTCCACCTCCTCCGACGCCTTCTTGGAATAGAGCCACAAGAGTCCTCCGAAGCCGAGCTCCAGCGGGCATATCGAGCATGTGGGTCACAGTGGCTACGCTGGTCGCGGCCGATAGCGCTGCCTGTAAACTTTCCATAA
- the rpsT gene encoding 30S ribosomal protein S20: MPHHRSAKKRVRQSEKRRQYNRRNKRLVKEAMKAVLQATTLEEAEQLLRRAYSILDRVAARGVLHPNAAANRKSRLASFVQTLRQRLAAQSGTA, encoded by the coding sequence ATGCCACACCATCGCTCGGCGAAGAAGCGCGTTCGGCAATCGGAGAAGCGGCGTCAATACAACCGCCGCAATAAGCGGTTGGTCAAAGAGGCCATGAAAGCTGTCCTGCAAGCAACGACGCTCGAAGAGGCCGAACAGCTCCTGCGCCGAGCCTACAGCATACTCGATAGGGTAGCAGCTCGCGGAGTCCTCCATCCAAACGCGGCGGCAAACAGAAAATCGCGTCTGGCTTCTTTCGTCCAAACACTTCGGCAACGCTTAGCCGCGCAGAGCGGCACAGCATAG
- the nfi gene encoding deoxyribonuclease V (cleaves DNA at apurinic or apyrimidinic sites), which yields MVGHHTVQWKVSVEEAIELQRQWAQQVCRERQLPDTVSIVAGLDAAYDGKNIYGVAVSLRLPSLEVAESAIAVCPEEFPYIPGLLSFREAPALLGALQLLRAQPDVILCDGQGIAHPRRFGIASHIGVLADIPSIGCAKSLLCGQAEHLADTVGVTAPVWDRGEVIALALRTRSRARPVYISVGHRVDLPSAVEVVLQCCRGHRLPEPIRLADLLSKRLSRSARRSPSAIERSA from the coding sequence ATGGTTGGCCATCATACGGTGCAGTGGAAGGTCTCCGTTGAAGAGGCCATAGAGCTCCAACGCCAGTGGGCACAACAGGTCTGTCGAGAACGCCAGTTGCCGGACACAGTCAGTATCGTAGCAGGGCTGGACGCTGCCTATGATGGTAAGAACATCTATGGCGTTGCTGTCTCTCTGCGGCTACCCTCGCTAGAAGTGGCGGAGAGCGCAATCGCCGTCTGTCCGGAGGAGTTCCCCTACATCCCTGGGCTCCTCAGCTTCCGAGAAGCCCCCGCACTACTGGGAGCTCTCCAGCTGCTCCGTGCACAGCCGGACGTCATCCTCTGTGACGGTCAGGGGATTGCCCATCCACGACGCTTCGGGATTGCCTCGCACATCGGGGTACTGGCCGATATCCCTAGCATCGGGTGCGCAAAGTCTCTCCTCTGCGGGCAAGCTGAACATCTCGCAGACACCGTAGGTGTGACAGCCCCTGTATGGGACAGAGGTGAGGTAATTGCCCTTGCTCTTCGCACTCGATCGCGCGCGAGGCCAGTTTACATTTCAGTCGGGCACCGCGTAGACCTCCCCTCCGCGGTCGAGGTAGTGTTGCAATGCTGCCGCGGCCATCGACTTCCCGAACCAATCCGCCTTGCCGACCTTCTGAGCAAGCGCCTCTCCCGAAGCGCTCGACGAAGCCCTTCCGCGATAGAGAGGAGTGCGTAA